A single region of the Chrysoperla carnea chromosome 5, inChrCarn1.1, whole genome shotgun sequence genome encodes:
- the LOC123301806 gene encoding uncharacterized protein LOC123301806 has protein sequence MADHISLDQKKILEQKAQRRAELRNEFLKQQSNPYRHAQGSGGTIFDKGIQRYQALKTLGYDHFKPTPKTALNGLLILVIPMVTFGYFLKKSRDAQEQMFRSGQVAYKDRKNKFI, from the exons ATGGCGGACCATATTTCACTtgatcagaaaaaaattttagaacaaaaagcTCAACGTCGTGCTGAActaagaaatgaatttttaaaacaacaaagtAATCCGTATCGACATGCTCAAGGATCTGGTGGTACAAtc tttGATAAAGGTATTCAACGTTATCAAGCTTTAAAAACTCTGGGTTATGATCATTTTAAACCAACTCCAAAAACAGCTCTAAATGGTTTATTAATTCTTGTAATACCAATGGTAACTTTtggttattttcttaaaaagtcaAGAGATGCACAAGAACAAATGTTCCGTAGCGGTCAGGTAGCTTATAAGGAtcgtaaaaacaaatttatttaa
- the LOC123300124 gene encoding trafficking protein particle complex subunit 5: MVTNKMSISLSSSRPRTSILDKPLPKGKTEISLSTFALLFSEVVQYCQNQVFTVPELQTKLHDLGKDVGVKLIDLYFMRERSGKREIKLLNILLFVKSTLWKNLFGREAEKLEHANDDERTYYLMEKESVVNKYISVPRDKGSLNCAVYVAGIIEAVLTNSGFPAKVTAHWHKGTTYMIKFEESVIARDKQLEER, from the exons atggtaACGAATAAAATGAGTATATCATTATCTTCATCTCGTCCTAGGACTAGTATATTAGATAAACCATTACCAAaaggaaaaactgaaatatcTTTGAGTACTTTTGCATTGTTATTTTCTGAAGTAGTACAATATTGTCAAAATCAAGTTTTCACAGTACCGGAGCTTCAAACaaa ATTACACGATTTAGGCAAGGATGTAGGTGTCAAATTGATTGATTTGTACTTTATGAGAGAACGTAGTggaaaaagagaaattaaattgttaaatatattgttgTTTGTGAAATCGACCTTGTGGAAA aatttatttggAAGAGAAGCTGAAAAGTTAGAACATGCTAACGATGATGAAAGAACGtattatttaatggaaaaagAATCTGttgtaaataagtatatatCTGTTCCAAGAGATAAAGGATCTTTAAATTGTGCCGTGTACGTAGCTGGCATTATTGAGGCAGTACTAACTAATAGCGGCTTT ccaGCAAAAGTAACAGCCCATTGGCATAAAGGAACAACATATATGATTAAATTCGAAGAATCGGTTATTGCCAGAGATAAACAACTAGAAGAGAGATAA
- the LOC123300713 gene encoding uncharacterized HIT-like protein slr1234 — translation MNKILKLTKNFSNIKYIYSSVSRTTPIACNNWISNSSEFQIRKYSTEVEKAKTAKWNKNEGTIFDKIISKELKAEIIHEDDRCMAFLDVNPQAPVHFLVIPKRRIPMLDESSPEDIELLGHLILTAKNLAKERAPDGYRLVINNGVNGCQSVYHLHIHIVGGRQLNWPPG, via the exons atgaataaaatactcAAACTTAccaagaatttttcaaatattaaatatatatattcctcTGTATCACGAACTACTCCAATTGCATGTAATAATTGGATTTCAAATTCATCAGAGTTTCAg ATACGGAAATACTCGACAGAAGTTGAAAAAGCTAAAACTgcaaaatggaataaaaatgaAGGaacaatatttgataaaattatttcaaaagaattgAAAGCAGAAATAATTCATGAAGATGATAGGTGTATGGCTTTTCTTGATGTAAATCCTCAAGCACCTgtacattttttagttattccaAAAAGACGTATACCAATGCTCGATGAAAGTTCTCCTGAAGATATTGAA cttttagGGCATTTAATTTTAACTGCTAAAAATTTAGCCAAAGAGAGAGCTCCTGACGGATATCGATTAGTTATCAATAATGGAGTTAATGGGTGTCAAAGTGTTTATCATTTACATATACACATTGTTGGTGGACGTCAATTAAATTGGCCTCCAGGATAA
- the LOC123300127 gene encoding 26S proteasome non-ATPase regulatory subunit 13: MAGGAQFMNTNVNEYLTAKQNSSNKELAAEWAQLEDFYNKRLWHQITLKLLNFVKSPELQQGEELINLYNQFISTFENKVNPLSLVEILAHVSEQYKDKKEAVVFLEKLEQKVKVNSDAQSLCKVLQGQIYLEKLNDVDNTKKIIEDVEAVLDNADGLTTVHGRFYLLASQYYRLQGEHGQYYRTALRYLGCTDLDTLSIEKQHEHAFFLGLAALLGDGVYNLGELLAHPVLETLKGTDNAWLIDLLYAFNSGDIPKFEAMKAKWKTIADLAAQELKLRQKISLLCLMEMTFKRPAHDRQLTFSEIARETKLPEDEIELLVMKALAQGLVKGAIDQVANVVNMTWVQPRVLDRTQIASMVQKLDIWCKHVGTMETLLENRASEILTL, translated from the exons ATGGCCGGTGGAGCACAATTTATGAATACAAatgttaatgaatatttaactgCCAAGCAAAATAGCTCCAATAAAGAGCTTGCAGCAGAATGGGCACAATTAGAAGATTTCTACAATAAAAG GTTGTGGCatcaaattactttaaaattattaaattttgtcaaatCACCTGAATTACAACAAGGCGAAGAACTTATTAACTTATATAATCAGTTCATTTCTACTTTTGAGAACAA AGTTAACCCGTTATCTCTTGTGGAAATTCTTGCGCACGTCAGTGAACAATATAAAGACAAAAAAGAAGCTGTTGTATTTTTGGAAAAGTTAGAACAGAAAGTTAAAGTAAATTCCGATGCACAAAGTTTATGCAAG gttTTACAAGgtcaaatttatttggaaaaattaaatgatgttGATAATacgaagaaaattattgaagatGTCGAAGCTGTTTTAGACAATGCAGATGGTTTAACAACTGTTCATGGTCGATTTTATTTACTAGCTTCACAATATTATCG ATTACAAGGAGAACATGGTCAGTATTATCGTACAGCTCTTCGATATTTGGGTTGCACAGACTTGGATACTCTATCAATTGAAAAACAACATGAACACGCATTCTTTTTGGGTTTGGCTGCATTGTTGGGCGATGGAGTTTATAACTTAGGAGAACTT ctTGCGCACCCTGTACTTGAAACGTTAAAGGGAACCGACAACGCCTGGTTAATTGACCTTTTGTATGCTTTTAACTCAGGtgatataccaaaatttgaagCAATGAAAGCTAAATGGAAAACAATTGCTGATTTAGCTGCACAAGAGTTAAAATTACGTCAAAAAATTTCACTACTCTGTTTAATGGAG atGACCTTTAAACGACCAGCGCATGATCGTCAATTAACGTTCAGTGAAATTGCTCGAGAAACAAAATTACCTGAAGATGAAATTGAATTGCTGGTAATGAAAGCATTGGCACAAGGACTGGTGAAAGGTGCTATTGATCAAGTAGCAAATGTGGTAAATATGACATGGGTACAACCCCGCGTTTTGGATCGAACACAAATTGCTAGCATGGTACAAAAATTGGATATTTGGTGTAAGCATGTGGGCACAATGGAAACTCTTTTGGAAAATCGGGCAAGCGAAATacttactttataa